Proteins from one Planctomyces sp. SH-PL62 genomic window:
- a CDS encoding glycosyltransferase family 2 protein, translating into MWIAIWVCTAILTYVYVAYPLLLRFMPRIYAEARMADADAPYQPTVTLVIPAYNELQVIRQKLENSIAIVYPKDRLEIIVASDGSDDGTNDAVRHFESQGIGLCAYSPRSGKISVLNRTIAKARGEIIVLCDANVMFDPAALGRMASHFADPMVGAVTGDVRIRSEDAPFGESEGLYYRYERFIQMKESALGSTVTVDGGMYALRRDLYHPLPADTILDDFVIGMNVALSGHRVVYDPTILASENATVDVRQEFRRKVRIVAGAFRELIRGHAVPSPRHGQLFWSYISHKLLRWLIPWFLLVIFCCSLILMRRDSTFLIHLLLGAQLAFYSCALIGATRPNARWPAIIGIPFYFCMVNAAAWLGSLRGIWGVEKVTWKKAAR; encoded by the coding sequence ATGTGGATCGCCATATGGGTATGCACAGCCATCCTGACTTACGTATACGTAGCCTACCCCTTGCTATTACGTTTTATGCCAAGAATTTATGCGGAAGCGAGAATGGCCGACGCGGACGCTCCCTACCAGCCCACGGTCACGCTTGTCATACCGGCGTACAACGAGCTTCAAGTCATTCGACAAAAACTTGAGAACAGCATCGCCATCGTTTACCCCAAAGATCGTCTAGAAATCATCGTTGCGTCCGATGGCAGTGATGATGGCACTAACGATGCTGTTAGGCATTTCGAATCGCAAGGCATCGGTTTGTGTGCGTACTCGCCACGTTCAGGCAAGATCTCGGTATTGAACCGCACGATCGCGAAGGCTCGCGGCGAGATCATCGTTCTCTGCGATGCCAACGTAATGTTCGACCCTGCGGCTCTAGGCCGCATGGCGTCACATTTCGCTGATCCGATGGTCGGGGCGGTCACTGGTGACGTTCGCATTCGGAGCGAGGACGCCCCTTTTGGTGAGAGCGAAGGGCTATACTACAGATATGAGCGCTTCATCCAAATGAAAGAGTCGGCGCTCGGTTCCACAGTCACCGTTGACGGCGGGATGTACGCACTACGCAGGGATCTGTACCACCCCCTTCCAGCGGATACGATCCTCGACGACTTTGTGATTGGGATGAACGTGGCGTTGTCAGGTCACCGCGTCGTTTACGACCCTACAATACTCGCCTCAGAGAACGCCACAGTGGATGTGAGGCAAGAGTTCCGGCGGAAAGTCCGCATCGTCGCAGGAGCGTTTCGGGAGCTCATTCGAGGCCATGCCGTTCCGAGCCCGAGGCATGGGCAGCTCTTCTGGTCCTATATCTCTCACAAGCTCCTACGCTGGTTGATTCCCTGGTTCCTACTCGTGATTTTCTGCTGCTCCTTGATCCTCATGCGGCGTGATTCGACCTTCTTAATTCACCTTCTCCTTGGAGCTCAGCTCGCGTTCTATTCCTGTGCCCTTATCGGTGCGACGCGTCCCAATGCACGCTGGCCGGCGATCATCGGGATACCATTTTACTTCTGCATGGTGAACGCGGCGGCATGGCTCGGCTCGTTGCGAGGGATCTGGGGAGTTGAGAAAGTCACCTGGAAGAAGGCGGCGCGATGA
- a CDS encoding IS5 family transposase (programmed frameshift), translating into MTRRYELKDEEFTLIADLLPPVGRPGGRWNDHRTTLDGVLWILHTGAQWRELPERYGKWKSVYDRFNRWARDGTIDRILERLHLELDASGRIDFDLWCVDGTSIRASRAAAGAGGKRGTAEPADHALGRSRGGFGTKLHLVVDSGGVPLSAVVTAGRAHESKSLEPALEAVRIKRPGRGRPRRRPRRLAGDKGYSYRRIRRYLRRRGIKAVIPTRKDQRRNPKFDAGAYRRRNIVERCILWLKENRRLATRFEKLAVNFLAMVKLAMIRRCFRLIEPSDRT; encoded by the exons ATGACGCGTCGCTACGAGTTGAAGGATGAGGAATTCACCCTGATCGCCGACCTTCTGCCGCCGGTCGGGAGGCCGGGGGGTCGCTGGAACGACCACCGGACGACCCTCGACGGCGTCCTCTGGATCCTCCACACGGGGGCCCAGTGGCGGGAGCTCCCGGAGCGTTACGGGAAGTGGAAGAGCGTCTACGACCGCTTCAACCGCTGGGCCCGAGACGGGACCATCGACCGAATCCTGGAGCGGCTCCACCTGGAGCTGGACGCCTCGGGGCGGATCGACTTCGACCTCTGGTGCGTCGACGGGACCTCCATCCGGGCGAGCCGCGCGGCCGCCGGGGCC GGGGGGAAAAGGGGGACGGCCGAGCCGGCCGACCACGCCCTCGGCCGCTCCCGCGGCGGCTTCGGGACGAAGCTCCACCTGGTCGTCGACTCCGGCGGCGTCCCGCTCTCGGCCGTCGTCACGGCGGGCCGGGCCCACGAATCGAAGTCCCTGGAGCCGGCCCTGGAGGCGGTGCGGATCAAGCGGCCGGGCCGGGGCCGGCCGCGACGGCGGCCCCGCCGCCTGGCCGGCGACAAGGGGTATAGCTATCGGCGCATCCGCCGCTACCTGCGACGGCGGGGGATCAAGGCGGTGATCCCGACCCGCAAGGACCAGCGGAGGAACCCGAAGTTCGACGCCGGGGCCTACCGCCGACGAAACATCGTCGAGCGGTGCATCCTCTGGCTGAAGGAGAACCGCCGCCTGGCGACCCGGTTCGAGAAGCTGGCGGTCAATTTCCTGGCCATGGTCAAGCTCGCCATGATCCGCCGTTGCTTCCGGCTCATCGAGCCGTCAGACAGAACCTAG
- a CDS encoding glycosyltransferase, whose protein sequence is MNNGTTIICLANNFFFDPTSKHHVMRELAKSQHVLWINWHASRRPSLNRRDLGSIVEKLSQFRRGVVKVQERLWVLTPLVVPLPSSILARKFNRWLIGLQTRWILRGLSPHRQLWSFTADVGPLLGAFGESRVIYYCVDEFAAFTGYDVETTKRLDRELCQAADLVITTSQNLFESRRLFNPDTVYVPHGVLYQHFAQALDPSFPVAEDLKALPGPIIGYYGLVQDWQDLDLLGEIARRRPDWSIVLVGKVQTDIQRFHTIKNLHFLGQRDHSVLPHYSRGFDVAMIPHKITELTLSMNPIKLREYLAAGLPVVSSPLPEVRAYEPEVRIAEDLEGWIAQLELAISARSLESDRRRSELVAGEDWSVRVKSILDLLERCQSDVHRGESVPSALRKTTE, encoded by the coding sequence ATGAACAACGGCACAACGATCATTTGCCTAGCCAACAACTTTTTTTTCGATCCCACAAGCAAACACCACGTCATGCGTGAGTTGGCCAAATCACAACACGTCCTCTGGATCAACTGGCATGCGTCTCGGCGGCCGTCGCTGAATCGTCGCGATCTCGGTTCGATCGTGGAAAAACTGTCTCAATTCCGCCGAGGCGTGGTCAAGGTACAGGAGCGACTCTGGGTGCTGACCCCTCTGGTCGTTCCCCTCCCAAGCTCGATCTTAGCTAGAAAGTTCAATCGGTGGCTCATCGGCCTTCAGACTCGTTGGATTCTTCGCGGGCTTTCCCCGCATCGACAACTTTGGAGCTTTACGGCGGACGTCGGTCCCTTGCTAGGAGCCTTCGGCGAATCGCGTGTCATATACTACTGCGTCGATGAATTCGCCGCATTTACTGGGTACGACGTCGAGACCACGAAGAGGCTTGATAGGGAGCTCTGTCAGGCGGCTGATTTGGTTATTACGACGAGTCAGAATCTTTTTGAGTCGCGACGGTTGTTCAATCCCGACACCGTGTACGTCCCGCACGGCGTCTTGTACCAACATTTCGCCCAGGCGCTGGATCCGAGCTTTCCAGTCGCCGAGGACCTAAAAGCACTTCCAGGACCGATCATCGGCTATTACGGGTTAGTGCAGGACTGGCAAGACCTCGATCTACTGGGAGAGATCGCCCGGCGGCGTCCCGACTGGTCGATCGTTCTGGTGGGGAAGGTTCAGACCGATATCCAGAGATTCCATACCATCAAGAATCTTCATTTCCTAGGCCAGCGCGACCATTCGGTCTTGCCCCATTACAGCCGTGGGTTCGATGTCGCCATGATTCCTCATAAAATCACCGAACTCACATTAAGTATGAATCCTATCAAGTTGCGTGAGTACCTGGCGGCCGGTCTGCCCGTGGTCTCAAGCCCACTTCCCGAGGTTCGTGCCTACGAGCCTGAGGTCAGGATCGCCGAAGACCTCGAGGGTTGGATTGCACAGCTGGAGCTCGCGATTTCCGCACGTAGTCTAGAATCCGATCGTCGGCGGTCGGAGTTGGTCGCTGGCGAGGACTGGTCCGTACGCGTCAAATCGATCCTCGACCTCTTGGAGCGATGCCAATCGGACGTTCATCGTGGCGAGAGCGTTCCCTCGGCGTTGAGGAAGACGACAGAGTGA